From Chryseobacterium joostei, the proteins below share one genomic window:
- a CDS encoding dipeptidase, producing the protein MQETLNYINENKQRFVDELFELLRIPSISADPAYKNDVLKCADVCAEHLRNAGADNVEVCETKGYPIVFGEKIIDTNLPTVLVYGHYDVQPADPLELWRKPPFEPYIEKTELHPEGAIFARGSADDKGQFFMHVKAFEAMMKTNTLPCNVKFILEGEEEVGSVSLGDFVNENKEKLSCDCILISDTHIYSNEQPTVTTGLRGLSYVEVEVEGPNRDLHSGLYGGAVPNPIHVLSRMIANLIDENGHITIDGFYDNVEVVSDSDRTEMNKLKDNPEEFKKSIGLSGVEGEKGYTTLERASIRPTLDCNGIWGGYTGEGAKTVIPSKAFAKISMRLVPYQTPEEITEKFTKYFEKIAPDTVKVKVTPHHGGMPYVLQSDTKEFLAAKQAMETAFGKEVLPYRSGGSIPITSMFEKVLGAKSVLMGFGLDSDAIHSPNEHYGLFNFYKGIESIPLFFENYSK; encoded by the coding sequence ATGCAAGAGACATTAAATTACATTAACGAAAACAAGCAGCGTTTCGTGGATGAATTATTTGAGTTATTGAGAATTCCTTCTATTTCTGCAGATCCGGCTTATAAAAATGACGTATTGAAGTGTGCAGATGTATGTGCAGAGCACCTTAGAAATGCAGGAGCTGATAATGTTGAAGTATGCGAAACAAAAGGCTATCCTATTGTTTTTGGAGAAAAAATTATAGATACAAACCTACCAACAGTATTGGTATATGGGCATTATGATGTGCAGCCTGCAGATCCGTTGGAACTATGGAGAAAACCTCCTTTTGAACCTTATATTGAAAAAACTGAGCTTCATCCGGAAGGAGCCATCTTTGCAAGAGGTTCCGCAGACGATAAAGGACAGTTCTTTATGCATGTGAAGGCTTTTGAGGCGATGATGAAAACCAATACGCTTCCTTGTAACGTTAAGTTTATCTTAGAAGGTGAAGAAGAAGTAGGTTCTGTAAGCTTAGGAGACTTTGTGAATGAAAATAAGGAGAAATTATCTTGTGATTGTATTCTAATCTCAGATACTCATATCTACAGCAACGAACAACCTACTGTTACTACAGGTTTAAGAGGATTAAGCTATGTAGAAGTAGAGGTGGAAGGACCAAACAGAGACCTTCATTCAGGGCTTTATGGTGGAGCGGTTCCAAACCCGATTCATGTACTTTCCAGAATGATTGCTAACCTTATTGATGAAAACGGGCATATTACCATTGATGGTTTCTATGACAATGTAGAGGTAGTTTCCGATTCTGACAGAACTGAAATGAATAAACTGAAGGATAATCCTGAAGAATTCAAAAAGTCAATAGGATTAAGCGGAGTAGAAGGTGAAAAAGGATATACAACGTTGGAAAGAGCTTCTATTCGACCTACTTTAGACTGTAATGGTATTTGGGGAGGATATACAGGAGAAGGAGCTAAGACGGTTATTCCATCAAAGGCTTTTGCGAAAATTTCAATGCGTTTGGTTCCTTATCAGACTCCGGAAGAAATTACAGAGAAATTCACGAAGTATTTTGAGAAAATTGCACCAGATACGGTAAAAGTAAAAGTAACTCCTCACCATGGGGGTATGCCTTACGTTCTACAAAGTGATACCAAAGAATTCTTGGCTGCTAAGCAAGCTATGGAAACTGCATTTGGTAAAGAAGTCTTGCCTTACAGAAGTGGAGGAAGTATTCCAATTACCTCTATGTTTGAAAAGGTTCTTGGCGCTAAATCAGTATTGATGGGCTTCGGGTTGGATTCTGATGCGATCCACTCTCCAAACGAACATTATGGATTATTTAATTTCTATAAAGGAATTGAAAGTATTCCATTGTTCTTTGAAAATTATTCAAAGTAA
- a CDS encoding class I SAM-dependent methyltransferase, whose product MGNKLLNKDVQNYINANLNTDLHTLLLKKPPFQEVSMQEIVQQIKGKQVAEKKFPFLLKDGIIFPPQLSLEQSSSEKTALYKSEILKGKKFIDLTSGFGVDAYYLSQNFDDITLVEQNTELLEIVEHNWSILGKKARFINQKLEDFLDENQENFNTIYLDPARRDQNKNKVFLLEDLSPNILDIQEKLLSISDQVIIKLSPLIDLKYLVSALPNIFRIDSIALKNDVKEVVIFLSRENNKDIICNCVNLESGESAFRFTFGEEENAQSEYSEPEKFIYIPNNSILKTGIFNLISEKFGLKKLHPNTHLYTSDEKKEEFPGRIFEMEVIDSKNVKKKSQFNIISKNYPLKPEEIKKKYGLKDGGNDYLIFTQSKKGKIILKSV is encoded by the coding sequence GTGGGGAACAAACTATTAAATAAAGACGTTCAAAACTATATCAATGCAAATCTGAATACAGATTTACATACATTACTGCTGAAAAAACCACCATTTCAGGAGGTTTCTATGCAGGAGATTGTGCAACAAATCAAAGGAAAGCAGGTTGCAGAGAAAAAGTTTCCTTTTTTATTGAAAGATGGAATTATTTTCCCTCCACAGCTTAGTTTAGAGCAGTCATCATCTGAAAAGACAGCCCTTTATAAATCTGAGATTTTAAAAGGAAAAAAGTTCATAGATCTCACAAGTGGTTTCGGAGTAGATGCTTATTATCTGTCTCAAAACTTTGACGATATTACCTTAGTAGAGCAAAATACAGAGCTTTTAGAGATTGTAGAGCACAATTGGAGTATATTAGGAAAGAAGGCAAGATTTATTAATCAGAAATTAGAGGATTTTTTAGATGAAAATCAGGAAAATTTTAATACCATTTATTTAGATCCGGCACGCAGGGACCAAAATAAAAATAAAGTCTTTCTTCTGGAGGATCTTTCTCCAAATATCCTTGATATCCAGGAAAAGTTACTATCAATATCGGATCAGGTTATCATTAAGCTTTCTCCACTAATTGATCTGAAATATCTTGTCTCAGCTTTACCCAATATTTTCAGGATTGATAGTATTGCCCTGAAAAATGATGTAAAAGAAGTTGTGATCTTTTTATCCAGGGAAAATAACAAAGATATTATTTGCAATTGTGTGAACCTTGAAAGTGGTGAATCTGCCTTTCGCTTTACTTTTGGGGAAGAGGAAAATGCCCAATCAGAGTATTCCGAACCTGAAAAGTTCATTTATATCCCAAATAATTCCATTTTAAAGACCGGAATCTTTAATTTAATATCAGAAAAATTTGGATTGAAAAAACTTCATCCTAATACCCATCTTTATACATCTGATGAAAAAAAAGAAGAATTTCCAGGGCGTATTTTTGAAATGGAAGTTATTGATTCTAAAAATGTTAAAAAGAAAAGCCAGTTTAATATTATCTCAAAAAACTACCCATTAAAGCCTGAAGAAATCAAGAAAAAATATGGATTAAAAGATGGCGGAAACGACTACCTTATTTTTACACAATCCAAAAAAGGGAAAATAATTTTAAAATCAGTATAA
- a CDS encoding methylmalonyl-CoA mutase family protein, with protein MLDTATLPTWENLVKKQLKTEDIYPILEKENLEGIEVRPFYTDVQKPLANLPKVEESTHLVAKYHESLEDEVFAFLLDQNVENLDEKTIFVNNKDLAGHISPREEDQYFSLIDVFNEKEGSIDDQLAKELLAKGFKRSICVDISLHQNAGAAIYQQLGIALAKTKELVEAYGPEILNKLIFKIAIGGNYFFEMAKLRAFKMVFNQLSKEYNLDEVPYIFTETSFRNKAISDNENNLIRSTLELAAAMIGGADAVYTNNYLVSRSTDNSEEISFKQQIVLAYESIINVFEDASNGSYYVEDITQQIADKSWALFVEMEDAGGYLELLKQGIVQKKIYEHAVQEQQWIEEGRIKLIGVNLYPKLDVKKSIEELYNEKEIKAVRWAEMFE; from the coding sequence ATGTTAGATACAGCTACACTTCCAACCTGGGAAAATTTAGTAAAAAAGCAACTTAAAACAGAGGATATTTACCCTATTTTAGAAAAGGAAAATCTGGAAGGAATAGAGGTAAGGCCTTTTTACACAGACGTTCAGAAACCTTTGGCAAACCTGCCGAAAGTGGAAGAAAGTACCCATTTGGTGGCTAAATACCACGAAAGCCTGGAAGATGAAGTATTTGCATTTCTGCTGGATCAGAATGTAGAAAATCTTGATGAGAAGACCATTTTTGTCAATAATAAAGATCTGGCGGGACATATTAGCCCTAGAGAAGAAGATCAGTATTTCTCACTTATTGATGTTTTTAATGAAAAAGAAGGAAGTATTGATGATCAGTTGGCGAAAGAATTACTTGCAAAAGGATTTAAAAGAAGTATTTGTGTAGATATTTCCTTACATCAGAATGCAGGAGCTGCCATCTATCAACAACTTGGTATTGCTTTGGCGAAAACTAAAGAGCTGGTGGAAGCATATGGGCCGGAAATTTTAAACAAGCTTATCTTCAAAATAGCTATAGGGGGTAACTATTTCTTCGAAATGGCTAAGTTGAGAGCCTTTAAAATGGTTTTTAATCAGCTTTCCAAGGAATATAATCTGGATGAAGTTCCTTATATCTTTACTGAAACTTCCTTTAGAAATAAGGCTATTTCAGACAATGAAAATAACCTGATTCGTTCAACTTTAGAACTCGCCGCAGCCATGATTGGTGGGGCAGATGCAGTATATACCAACAATTATCTGGTAAGCAGAAGTACAGACAATTCTGAAGAAATCTCTTTCAAACAACAGATTGTTTTAGCATATGAAAGTATCATCAATGTATTTGAAGATGCGTCCAACGGAAGTTATTATGTTGAAGATATTACTCAACAAATAGCAGATAAATCTTGGGCTTTATTTGTGGAAATGGAAGATGCAGGCGGATACCTTGAACTTTTAAAGCAAGGAATTGTCCAGAAAAAGATTTATGAACATGCCGTTCAGGAACAACAATGGATTGAAGAGGGAAGGATAAAGCTGATTGGAGTTAATTTATACCCTAAATTAGACGTTAAAAAGTCAATTGAAGAACTTTATAACGAAAAAGAAATTAAAGCGGTTCGTTGGGCTGAAATGTTCGAATAA
- a CDS encoding FtsB family cell division protein, with protein MEENKLIKDIQPKSETFKLIQTYILNKYTITICLFLVWMVFFDKTSFLVINELNGEIHKYEEQLEYYKKEYEKNDAFYKKLMNNKSEKEKYARENYFMKKPNEEIFILVVDSTKVAKK; from the coding sequence ATGGAAGAAAACAAACTTATCAAAGACATTCAGCCGAAATCTGAAACGTTTAAACTTATCCAGACATACATTCTGAATAAGTATACCATTACGATCTGTCTGTTTTTGGTATGGATGGTTTTCTTTGATAAAACCTCATTTCTTGTAATTAATGAACTGAATGGCGAGATTCATAAGTATGAAGAGCAACTGGAGTATTATAAAAAAGAATACGAAAAAAATGATGCTTTTTATAAAAAACTGATGAACAACAAGTCAGAAAAAGAAAAATATGCAAGAGAAAATTATTTTATGAAAAAACCGAATGAAGAAATCTTTATCTTGGTGGTAGACAGTACAAAAGTCGCGAAAAAATAA
- the udk gene encoding uridine kinase, translated as MLVIGIAGGTGSGKTTVVDKILQQLDIEGMNILSQDNYYHDNQNLTLTEREALNYDHPKSIDFELLIKHVKALKNNESIEQPIYSFVTHSRTGDHVTVEPKNVLVVEGILVLTNKELLKEFDLKVFVHADSDERLIRRIRRDTQERGRDLSEVLHRYQTTLKPMHQEFIEPSKNDADLIIPNMKQNSVAIDFLTTVIKNSLRKH; from the coding sequence ATGCTTGTAATAGGAATTGCCGGAGGTACAGGATCCGGCAAAACTACAGTTGTTGATAAAATACTTCAGCAGCTTGATATTGAAGGAATGAATATCCTTTCTCAGGATAATTATTATCACGACAATCAAAATCTAACATTGACGGAAAGAGAGGCTCTAAACTATGACCACCCGAAGTCCATCGATTTTGAATTACTGATAAAACACGTTAAAGCTTTAAAAAACAATGAGTCTATTGAACAGCCCATTTACAGCTTTGTAACGCATTCCAGAACAGGAGATCATGTAACTGTAGAACCTAAAAACGTATTGGTGGTAGAGGGAATTCTGGTTCTTACCAATAAAGAATTACTCAAAGAATTTGATCTGAAAGTATTCGTTCATGCAGATTCAGACGAAAGACTAATCAGGCGTATCAGAAGAGATACCCAGGAAAGAGGAAGAGATCTGAGCGAAGTATTACACCGTTATCAGACTACCTTGAAACCAATGCACCAGGAATTCATTGAGCCATCTAAAAATGATGCTGATCTTATTATCCCTAATATGAAACAGAATTCCGTAGCGATTGATTTTTTAACCACTGTTATTAAAAACTCGTTGAGAAAACATTAA
- a CDS encoding ATP-dependent Clp protease adaptor ClpS yields the protein MNCYNSIKDYENPKRQYEEEVLVLDDTDDVYKLVLHNDDIHTFDYVIDSLIEICKHTMEQAEQCTMLVHYKGKCTVKTGSLDVLKPMHEKLISRELTSEIV from the coding sequence ATGAATTGTTATAATAGCATAAAAGACTACGAAAACCCGAAACGTCAGTATGAAGAAGAAGTCCTTGTATTGGATGATACGGATGATGTTTATAAACTAGTTTTGCATAATGATGATATCCACACATTTGACTATGTGATTGATTCTTTAATAGAAATATGCAAACATACCATGGAACAGGCAGAACAATGTACAATGCTTGTTCACTATAAGGGCAAATGCACCGTGAAAACAGGCTCATTAGATGTTTTGAAGCCTATGCACGAAAAATTAATTTCACGCGAATTAACAAGCGAAATCGTATAA
- a CDS encoding hemolysin family protein, which yields MDSDIVRLLLALFLVLLNGFFVAAEFSIVKVRYSQIQLKAAEGDSMAKQAEHIIKHLDEYLSATQLGITLASLALGWVGESALHHIVENIFHSLNIDLTQTTITTISVVTSFVLITIMHIVFGELIPKSIAIRKAEATTMATAVPLRVFYTVFKPFIWLMNLMSNTFLRLVKIHPASEQEIHSTEELQLLVKQSADSGEIEEENYEIIKNAFDFTDHSAKQIMVPRQNITSIDFEEDVNDIINTIMDSGYSRIPVYLDSIDNVIGIFYTKEIIREFVKRKGDLDHEDLKDLMRDAFFVVESKKVSDLLKTFQQKKQHLAIVIDEFGGTEGIITLEDILEELVGEIQDEEDDEEKIVDKIADNTYWVQATQPLDEINEHLPKKLPLSEESEYNSLAGFILHALEEIPEENQEFDLENYHFKILKMNNKSVELVELVYEQPNAIDNLADKIGEV from the coding sequence ATGGACTCGGACATAGTCAGGCTTTTGCTGGCCTTATTTCTTGTATTACTAAATGGCTTTTTCGTAGCCGCAGAATTTTCAATTGTTAAAGTTCGTTACTCACAAATTCAATTAAAAGCCGCAGAAGGGGATTCTATGGCAAAGCAGGCAGAACATATCATCAAGCATTTGGATGAGTATCTTTCTGCTACACAATTAGGAATTACGTTGGCATCCCTTGCCCTGGGTTGGGTAGGAGAAAGTGCCCTGCATCATATTGTTGAAAACATCTTCCACTCCTTAAATATAGACTTAACGCAAACTACCATTACCACTATTTCAGTGGTGACTAGTTTTGTATTAATTACCATTATGCACATTGTATTTGGTGAGCTTATTCCAAAGTCAATTGCCATAAGAAAGGCGGAGGCAACTACAATGGCAACAGCTGTTCCATTGAGGGTTTTTTATACTGTTTTTAAACCATTTATTTGGTTGATGAATTTAATGTCCAATACATTTTTGAGATTGGTAAAGATTCATCCGGCATCAGAGCAGGAAATTCACTCTACAGAAGAACTGCAGCTTTTGGTAAAACAAAGTGCAGACAGTGGTGAGATTGAAGAAGAAAACTATGAGATCATCAAGAATGCATTTGATTTTACAGATCATTCTGCCAAGCAGATCATGGTTCCCAGACAGAACATTACGTCAATCGATTTCGAGGAAGACGTTAACGATATCATCAATACGATAATGGATAGCGGCTATTCCCGTATTCCGGTATATCTTGATTCTATAGATAATGTGATCGGTATTTTCTATACTAAGGAAATTATCAGGGAATTTGTAAAAAGAAAGGGAGATCTGGATCATGAAGATCTTAAAGATTTGATGCGTGATGCCTTTTTTGTGGTGGAAAGTAAAAAAGTTTCAGATTTGTTGAAGACTTTCCAACAGAAAAAACAGCACTTAGCAATTGTTATCGACGAATTTGGAGGAACTGAAGGAATTATTACTCTGGAAGATATTCTTGAGGAACTTGTAGGTGAAATTCAGGATGAAGAAGATGATGAAGAAAAAATAGTAGATAAAATAGCTGATAATACCTATTGGGTACAAGCTACACAACCTTTGGATGAGATCAATGAGCACCTGCCTAAAAAGTTACCGCTCTCCGAAGAAAGTGAATATAACTCATTGGCTGGCTTTATTCTTCACGCATTGGAAGAGATTCCTGAGGAAAATCAAGAGTTTGATCTTGAAAACTATCATTTCAAGATATTGAAGATGAACAATAAGAGTGTTGAACTTGTGGAATTGGTGTATGAGCAACCCAATGCCATTGATAATTTAGCAGATAAAATTGGAGAAGTTTAA
- the atpG gene encoding ATP synthase F1 subunit gamma, translated as MANLKEIRGRITSISSTMQITRAMKMVSAAKLKKAQDAIVMLRPYSEKLQELIQNVNSSSDPDQVSVYAQKREVKRILFIAVTSNRGLAGAFNSSIVKELNHQFQNNSQYEIEVLPVGKKVYDAVRRNRAVYANGSSVYDNLNFDVVANVTEGVMTSFKEGKFDEVYIIYNKFVNAATQEVTTEQLLPISMPENTEPQVETDYIFEPNRAEILDNLIPKSIKTQVFKAILDSVASEHGARMTAMHKATDNAEALRNDLKIFYNKARQAAITNEILEIVSGAEALKNS; from the coding sequence ATGGCAAACTTAAAAGAAATACGAGGCAGAATTACGTCAATTTCATCTACGATGCAAATCACCCGTGCTATGAAGATGGTTTCCGCTGCGAAACTTAAAAAAGCACAGGACGCAATTGTAATGTTAAGACCATATTCTGAAAAATTACAGGAACTTATCCAGAATGTGAATTCTAGCTCTGATCCTGACCAGGTTTCTGTATATGCTCAGAAAAGAGAGGTTAAAAGAATACTTTTCATCGCTGTTACTTCAAACAGAGGTCTTGCGGGAGCTTTTAACTCTTCAATCGTAAAAGAACTTAACCATCAGTTTCAGAACAATTCTCAGTATGAGATTGAAGTTCTTCCTGTAGGTAAAAAAGTATATGATGCTGTAAGAAGAAATCGTGCAGTATATGCTAACGGAAGTTCTGTTTATGATAACCTGAACTTTGATGTGGTTGCTAATGTTACAGAAGGTGTAATGACTAGCTTCAAGGAAGGTAAATTTGACGAAGTTTATATTATTTATAACAAATTCGTAAATGCTGCCACTCAGGAAGTAACTACAGAACAGCTTCTTCCAATCTCAATGCCTGAAAATACAGAGCCACAGGTTGAAACAGATTATATCTTTGAACCTAACAGAGCTGAGATCTTGGATAATTTGATTCCAAAGTCTATCAAAACTCAGGTTTTCAAGGCAATCTTAGACTCAGTAGCATCTGAACATGGAGCGAGAATGACGGCAATGCACAAAGCTACAGATAACGCAGAAGCGCTTAGAAATGATCTTAAGATCTTCTACAATAAAGCAAGACAGGCTGCAATTACCAACGAAATTTTGGAAATTGTTTCCGGAGCAGAAGCTTTGAAAAATTCGTAA
- the atpA gene encoding F0F1 ATP synthase subunit alpha: MAEINPAEVSAILKQQLANFDTQSNVEEVGTVLTIGDGIARVYGLENVQYGELVKFSSDVEGIVLNLEEDNVGVALLGESKLVKEGDTVRRTNRISSIKVGEGMLGRVVDTLGNPIDGKGPISGDLYEMPLERKAPGVIYRQPVTEPLQSGIVAIDSMIPVGRGQRELIIGDRQTGKTTVAIDTIINQKEFFDAGQPVYCIYVAIGQKASTVAQIVKTLSDKGALAYTVIVAANASDPVPMQVYSAMAGAAIGEFFRDTGRPALIVYDDLSKQAVAYRELSLLLRRPPGREAYPGDVFYLHSRLLERAAKVIADDNIARQMNDLPESLKPIVKGGGSLTALPIIETQAGDVSAYIPTNVISITDGQIFLESDLFNSGVRPAINVGISVSRVGGNAQIKSMKKVSGTLKLDQAQYKELEAFAKFGSDLDASTLAVISKGERNVELLKQPVNSPLPVDSQVAMIYAGTENLLRNVPIRKVKEFQTEYIAFLRSKHPDTMAAIKAGKIDNDITNVLKQAANDLASKYN; this comes from the coding sequence ATGGCAGAAATAAATCCGGCAGAAGTATCTGCGATCTTAAAACAGCAATTGGCCAACTTCGACACTCAATCAAACGTTGAGGAAGTAGGTACAGTTTTAACCATCGGTGATGGTATTGCTCGTGTATACGGGTTAGAAAACGTACAATACGGAGAGTTGGTGAAATTTTCTAGTGATGTAGAAGGTATTGTACTTAACCTTGAAGAAGACAACGTAGGTGTTGCTTTACTTGGTGAAAGTAAATTAGTAAAAGAAGGAGATACCGTAAGAAGAACAAACAGAATCTCTTCTATTAAAGTAGGAGAAGGTATGTTAGGAAGAGTAGTAGACACTCTTGGTAACCCTATCGATGGTAAAGGTCCTATTTCAGGGGATTTATATGAAATGCCATTAGAAAGAAAAGCTCCTGGAGTTATCTACAGACAACCGGTAACTGAACCTTTACAGTCAGGTATCGTTGCAATTGACTCTATGATCCCTGTAGGAAGAGGACAGAGAGAGCTTATCATTGGTGACAGACAGACAGGTAAAACTACTGTTGCGATCGATACGATCATTAACCAAAAAGAATTCTTTGATGCTGGGCAGCCAGTATATTGTATATATGTTGCTATCGGTCAGAAAGCTTCTACTGTAGCACAAATCGTTAAAACTCTTTCTGATAAAGGAGCTTTAGCTTATACTGTAATCGTTGCGGCTAATGCATCAGATCCAGTTCCAATGCAGGTATATTCTGCGATGGCAGGTGCTGCTATCGGTGAATTCTTCAGAGATACAGGTAGACCGGCACTTATCGTTTATGATGATTTATCTAAACAAGCTGTTGCTTACCGTGAGCTTTCTCTACTATTAAGAAGACCACCGGGCCGTGAAGCTTACCCTGGAGACGTTTTCTATCTTCACTCAAGACTATTGGAAAGAGCTGCAAAGGTAATCGCTGATGATAACATTGCTAGACAAATGAATGACTTACCAGAGTCTCTTAAGCCAATCGTGAAAGGTGGTGGTTCATTAACTGCACTTCCAATCATTGAAACTCAGGCTGGTGACGTTTCTGCGTATATCCCTACCAACGTAATCTCTATTACAGACGGACAGATCTTCTTGGAGTCTGATCTATTCAACTCAGGGGTTCGTCCAGCGATCAACGTAGGTATCTCTGTATCAAGAGTAGGAGGTAACGCTCAGATCAAATCAATGAAAAAAGTATCTGGTACATTAAAGTTAGACCAGGCTCAGTATAAAGAACTAGAAGCGTTTGCTAAATTCGGTTCTGACCTTGACGCTTCTACTTTAGCTGTAATCTCTAAAGGAGAAAGAAACGTAGAGCTTCTTAAGCAGCCGGTAAACTCTCCACTTCCTGTAGATAGCCAAGTTGCTATGATCTACGCTGGAACAGAGAACTTGCTAAGAAACGTTCCTATCAGAAAGGTAAAAGAATTCCAAACTGAATATATTGCGTTCCTAAGATCTAAGCACCCTGATACAATGGCGGCTATTAAAGCAGGTAAAATCGACAACGATATTACAAACGTTCTTAAGCAGGCAGCTAACGATTTAGCTTCTAAATACAACTAA
- the atpH gene encoding ATP synthase F1 subunit delta, which translates to MLTSKVAKRYAQGLLDFTNESGQTAAVFSEMKDVVKIMIESKDLNKFFLTPYIDAKKKIEVANEIFKGFSTSSQNLITLVIKHGRENQLKNIAQEFINKVEDINGVQRVTLTTATPLSKENIDQILRSTDLVNANSNFDLKVNINQDILGGYILRVGDQQVDASVKTKLNQVKKDFQLN; encoded by the coding sequence ATGCTTACATCTAAAGTAGCGAAAAGATACGCACAAGGTTTACTTGATTTCACTAATGAATCAGGTCAGACAGCTGCCGTATTTTCTGAAATGAAAGATGTAGTGAAGATTATGATTGAATCTAAGGATTTGAACAAATTCTTCCTTACGCCTTACATTGATGCAAAAAAGAAAATAGAGGTAGCAAACGAAATTTTCAAAGGTTTCTCAACATCTTCCCAGAATTTGATCACATTGGTTATTAAGCACGGACGTGAAAACCAATTAAAAAATATTGCTCAGGAATTCATCAACAAAGTTGAAGATATCAACGGTGTACAAAGAGTAACGCTTACTACAGCAACACCTCTTTCCAAAGAGAATATTGATCAGATCCTAAGATCTACAGACTTGGTAAATGCTAATTCAAATTTTGATTTGAAAGTAAATATCAACCAGGATATTTTAGGAGGATACATCTTAAGAGTAGGTGATCAGCAGGTAGATGCGTCTGTGAAGACAAAATTGAACCAAGTTAAAAAAGATTTTCAATTAAATTAA
- a CDS encoding F0F1 ATP synthase subunit B, translating into MGIIEPGIGLLFWMTLTFVILLFLLAKFAWKPIVSAVNERETSIVDALNQAKLAKKEMEDLKADNERIIREAKIERDSILKEAREIKDRIVGEAKDAAKAEGDKLIEAAKQTINAEKNAAMADIKNQIGALSVNIAESILKQKLDNTEAQNELVQNYINKSNLN; encoded by the coding sequence ATGGGAATTATTGAACCTGGAATTGGACTTTTGTTTTGGATGACCCTTACTTTTGTTATCCTATTGTTTCTTCTAGCTAAATTCGCTTGGAAACCAATTGTTAGTGCTGTTAATGAAAGAGAAACTTCTATCGTTGATGCATTAAACCAAGCTAAATTGGCTAAAAAAGAAATGGAAGATCTTAAAGCTGACAACGAAAGAATCATTCGTGAAGCTAAAATTGAAAGAGATTCTATCCTTAAAGAAGCTAGAGAAATTAAAGACAGAATCGTAGGTGAAGCTAAAGATGCTGCTAAAGCGGAAGGAGATAAATTAATCGAAGCTGCTAAGCAAACTATCAATGCTGAGAAAAATGCTGCAATGGCAGACATCAAAAACCAAATCGGTGCTTTATCTGTAAACATTGCAGAATCTATCTTGAAGCAAAAGCTAGATAACACTGAGGCTCAAAATGAATTAGTTCAAAATTATATCAACAAATCTAACCTTAACTAA
- a CDS encoding ATP synthase F0 subunit C: MDLSTGAGLIYVGIGLAVLGVGLGIGKIGGHAMDAIARQPEQAGKIQGAMLIAAGLIEGAGLIAIIFGAFIK; encoded by the coding sequence ATGGATTTATCAACAGGAGCAGGATTAATTTACGTAGGTATCGGTTTAGCAGTACTAGGTGTAGGTCTAGGTATCGGTAAAATCGGTGGTCACGCAATGGATGCTATCGCTAGACAACCAGAACAAGCTGGTAAGATTCAAGGAGCAATGCTTATTGCTGCTGGTCTTATTGAAGGTGCTGGTCTTATCGCGATCATCTTTGGTGCTTTCATCAAGTAA